In Nitrospira sp. MA-1, the following proteins share a genomic window:
- a CDS encoding DUF3313 domain-containing protein, which produces MNTFSKIQRLSFLFCVVLSLPGCAQKTQSLDFSGFLTDYNSLRPSPDDSGAWTYRKPGVNFKDYNTIMLDPLVIFPSQHSEYGGLDGLTAWRLALAFQESMSRALAGGYVIVKDPGPGVLRLRAALTDVMLERPALESSIPLLPLANDFLIQGAEKISGMNALEGEAAIEAEILDTQSQERLVAYVEKRMSSEVLLTREKDSLGPVLEIFDYWARKLRQRLDEERGIREYQKDIQ; this is translated from the coding sequence GTGAACACCTTTTCAAAAATACAGAGGCTGAGTTTTCTCTTCTGTGTGGTCCTCAGTCTGCCCGGTTGTGCGCAAAAAACCCAATCATTGGATTTTTCCGGTTTTTTAACTGATTACAACAGCCTTCGTCCTTCCCCGGATGACAGCGGTGCCTGGACCTACCGGAAGCCAGGCGTCAATTTCAAAGACTACAACACCATCATGCTGGATCCCCTGGTGATCTTTCCCAGCCAACATTCTGAGTATGGTGGCCTTGATGGGTTAACAGCCTGGAGATTGGCTCTGGCATTCCAGGAAAGCATGAGCCGCGCACTGGCAGGAGGCTATGTGATCGTGAAAGATCCCGGTCCCGGGGTCCTGCGCCTCCGCGCAGCCTTGACGGATGTGATGTTGGAGCGCCCGGCACTGGAATCGTCGATCCCGCTGCTTCCCCTGGCCAACGATTTCCTGATCCAGGGTGCCGAAAAAATTTCCGGCATGAATGCCCTGGAGGGAGAGGCCGCGATTGAGGCCGAGATATTGGATACACAGAGCCAGGAACGGTTGGTTGCTTATGTTGAAAAACGGATGAGCTCAGAGGTTCTCCTGACGCGCGAAAAGGATTCCCTGGGACCCGTGCTGGAAATATTTGACTACTGGGCAAGGAAACTTCGACAACGGTTAGACGAGGAACGCGGGATACGCGAATATCAAAAAGATATTCAGTAA